The stretch of DNA TCGTCAACCTGAAATCAGGCTCCGCTGGACTGTGAAAAGAGACGTAAAGCCCGCTCGCCCGGTTCATCTATCGGCAGATAGACCAGCAGCCTTGAACCATCCCGAGGCGCGGAGTACCAGTTGACCTGCTGCATGCCGAAGGTACCAATTTGCGGGTGGGTATACTGCTTAATATGGTTCTCGATATTACGGATTTCGTAGCGCTGCTCCCAGAGCGTTTTAAAAGCCGGAGAGGCGACGAAAAACGATTCCAGAAGAGCTTCCCAGCGCGGGTCACCGCGATGCTCGGTGATCCCCGCGCGGAACCAGCCAACAAACTTGGGTAATACGTCCTCGTTACAGTCTACCCGGCTGCGCCAGGTTTCATTCGTCAGATACTGATATATGCAGTTGCGATGTTCGGGCGGTTCGTTGTCGAGATTAACGCCCATCAGCTGACAAAAATGCGAGTTGTAGCCAAGGATATCGAAGTTGGGCTTCTGAATACTGGCCGGATTAGGCATTAACGCATCAAGCATGCGGCGCGCGGCGGGGCTTAGCCCCTCACACTGAGCGGCAGCGGGTGCTTCGGAAGGGGGAAGGCCGGCCAGGATAAACAGGTGGCGGGTTTCCGCCGGGGAACACTGCAGCGCGGTGGCAATTGCCGCCATAGCGCTGGAGGAAGGATTCACTTCTCGCCCCTGTTCAAGCCAGGTATACCAGGTCACGCCGATGTCGGCGAGCAGCGCCACCTCTTCACGGCGAAGGCCAGGCGTGCGGCGGCGTCCGCTCCGTGGCAGGCCAAGACGCTGTGGATCCAGGCTTTCACGCCGGGTACGCAAAAACAGCGCCAGCATTTTACGGCTGTCGTCCAGCGGGCCGGGGCGTAGCTCGGGCTGAGTGATGAGCATCACAAATACTCCAGAATAGTAGTGCCAGTACCAGTATAAGCAGGAACTGGTACCCGGTTAAATTATCAGGAATGCTACGTCGGTATCCTGAACTATGCAATGGAGTCCCTGATGAATAATTCGCCTGTTTCACCCGGTCGTGCTGGCCTGGTGCTGCTGTTGACGGGCCAGATGTTGCCGTTGATTGACACCTCTATTACCAACGTGGCGCTGGACTCAATCACCCAGTCCCTCGGCACCACGCCAACTCAGCTGGAGCTTATCGTTGCGCTTTACGGCGTTGCCTTTGCCGTAAGCCTGGCGGTGGGCAGCAAGCTGGGTGATAACCACGGCCGCCGCAGAACCCTGCTGTGGGGCGTGGCGCTGTTCGGCATTGCTTCATTACTGTGCGGGATTTCCGGCTCGGTCACCGAGCTTCTGGCCGCACGTACCCTGCAAGGCGTTGGGGCTGCGCTGATTGTGCCGCAAATCCTGGCTACGCTGCACGTCACGCTTAAGGGCACCGCTCACGCCCGCGCCATCAGCCTGTATGGCGGCATTGGCGGGATTGCTTTTATTATCGGTCAAATGGGCGGCGGCTGGCTGGTATCGGCGGATATTGCCGGCCTGGGCTGGCGTAATGCGTTCTTTATCAACGTGCCTATTTGCCTGTTAGTGCTGGTGTTGAGCCGCTTTTATATTCCTGAAACTCGCAGCGAAAGCCATTCGCGCATCGACTGGCAGGGCACCGTCACGCTTGCCCTGATGCTTTGCTGCCTGCTGTTCCCGATGGCGCTTGGCCCCGATCTGCACTGGCCGTGGCCGATGCAGCTGATGCTGGTGGCCACGCTGCCGTTGGGTTACCTGATGCGCGTCGGAGCGCTAAGCCAGCAACAGCGTGGGCTACAGCCGCTGTTGCCGCCAAGGCTGTTGAAGCTGGGTAGCATACGGTTTGGCCTGCTTATCGCGCTGCTGTTCTTTACCTGCTGGTCGGGCTTTATGTTCTGTATGGCGCTGACGCTGCAGTCGGGAATGGGCATGGCGCCGTGGCAGTCCGGGAACAGCTTTATTGCGATGGGCATTTCTTATTTTGTTTCAGCGTGGTTTGCGCCGAGGCTTATCGTGCGCCATTCGCTCAGCACTATTCTACTGAGCGGGATCGCGATTCAGGTTGTGGGCCTGCTGGGGCTGATATTTACGCTCTACCATTTTGGCACCCACGCCAGCCCGCTGGCTATTGCGCCTGCCACGCTGGTGACCGGCTACGGGCAGGCGCTGATTGTGAACAGCTTCTATCGTATCGGCATGCGCGATATCGACCTGAACGATGCCGGAGCGGCAAGCGCCATACTGAGCACCTTGCAGCAATCGGCCCTGGGGCTTGGGCCTGCCGTGCTGGGGGCATTGTTCCTGCATCTGCAGCGCCAAAGCGGGGATTACTCGGTGGCAATGATAGGCTTCCTGGCCGCTGAAATTGTGATGATGCTGGCGCTTGCCGTGGCGGCCGTCACCCGCCGTCAGCTTTTATCCGGCGTGAAAGTCTCTTTAAGATAACGTCCCGGCGGCATGCCGATAATGCGGGTAAAAGCAGTGGTAAAGCTGCTGGCGCTTTGATAGCCCATATCATAGGCCACCCGTGTTATCGGTTCGCCGCCGATTAATTTCTCCACCGAACTGATAACCCGCATTCTCTCTCTCCAGCGCGTGAAGCTCATCCCGGTTTCGTTTTCAAACAGTCGCGCCAGCGTTCTTGGGCTGGTGAAGGCTAACGAGGCTAGCTGCTCGAGCGTCTTATTACAGGCAGGGGCTTCCCTGAGCAGGCCGGTTATTTGCTTCAGGCGCTTATCGTTTCCTTCAGGCACGAACAAGTCTGTTTTCAGCACCTGCTTGCGCAGTTGAAAATGCATCAGTTGGGCGATGAGCTCTAGCTGTTCGCCAGATCCCCGCTGAACGGCTAATGCCTCTTTTGCAAGCTCGGTCAGCAAATTTGAGGCGACGATAAGGGAACAGTGCTGCGGAAGCTGCTGTTCCAATCCTTGTCTGAAACGCAGGTTAATCAGCCGCGAGCGCTCGGTGTACAGCGCGCGGTGAAGTTCGCCCGGCGGCACCCAGATGCCGTTGCCGGGCGTTGCCAGCCACCAGCCTGATTCGGTTTGCAGTCGAAGGGTGCCCGCCAGCGTGACGCTAAGCTGCCCCTGCAAATGGCGGTGAAAAGTCACATCGTCACCCCGGAGATGCGCCATGTCGGAAGCTACAACGGCGACGGATGCGGGATCTGACATATTGGCACTCCTGAGAAGGGATTTGGCTGATTAGCGAAAGAATCATCTTATTTTTTTCCTGATAATACGTGCATCGACGGATTAAGAGGAGAACAAGATGAAAACATTACGTTTCGTAGGTATTGCAGGCAGTCTGCGCAATGACTCAGCTTCCCGCGCGTTGCTGAACAGCATTAGCGAAATGCTGCCGGAGCAGAGCCACTTTACTGCACTTGATATCGGTGCCATGGAACATTACTGCCAGGACCTGGAAAAGGGTGAATTGCCCGAGTCCGTGGCGACCGCCCGGCGGTTGGTGGCAGAGGCCGATGCGGTGATCGTTACCGTACCGGAATACAACCACGGCATGCCCGGCGTGCTGAAAAATGCGCTCGACTGGCTTTCACGGCCGGTCAGAGCCAGCTGCATGATGGACAAATACGTCTTTTTTGTGTCGCAATCTACCGGCGCGCTCGGCGGCGTCAGGGCGCAATATCAGCTGCGTGAAACGCTGGCTTCCATGCTGTGTAATATGGTGCCTTTGCCGGAGATGGCCGTCAGTTTTGCCAATCAGAAAACGGAGAACGGGCGCTTAACCGATCCGGTAACGGCGGAGTATATTCGCCGCCAGCTGAACGTCTTTATAAAGGTGGTTGAGCAAAATAGCACAAACCGCTAACGGCAAGATTCTGCCCTGAGACCGCGATCGGGCAGATGAGAGAATCCATGTGCAGCCATGGATTTCTTTTACCAATAACATCGCGATAAATAAGCGAATTACCGACAGTAATTTTGAGAATAGTGACTGTGTTTTGTTGGAATATAAATTCCATCAGAGTTGATTTTATTTGATTTTTTTAATTAAAAAAATCACCGGCATTAATTGTATGGATTAATGAAGATGTGAATGAGATTTTAAAATATCGTGAAAGTGGGTTAACATAGAGATACTTCATTCACCTGCGATGCAATATAATTATTATGCCTGCAATGAAAAAGACAATTATTTCTCTGACAACACTGGCGTTATTCGTAAGCTCTGCTAGCTACGCTAACGCGGATTCCACGCAAAAAACCGACTTCCTGCTGATTGGCGGCGGTATCATGAGCGCCTCTCTCGGGACGTGGCTCCAGGAGCTGCAGCCGGACTGGAAACAGGTCATGGTTGAGAAGCTCGACGGCGTGGCGCTTGAGTCCTCTA from Cedecea neteri encodes:
- a CDS encoding helix-turn-helix transcriptional regulator, whose protein sequence is MLITQPELRPGPLDDSRKMLALFLRTRRESLDPQRLGLPRSGRRRTPGLRREEVALLADIGVTWYTWLEQGREVNPSSSAMAAIATALQCSPAETRHLFILAGLPPSEAPAAAQCEGLSPAARRMLDALMPNPASIQKPNFDILGYNSHFCQLMGVNLDNEPPEHRNCIYQYLTNETWRSRVDCNEDVLPKFVGWFRAGITEHRGDPRWEALLESFFVASPAFKTLWEQRYEIRNIENHIKQYTHPQIGTFGMQQVNWYSAPRDGSRLLVYLPIDEPGERALRLFSQSSGA
- a CDS encoding MFS transporter, yielding MNNSPVSPGRAGLVLLLTGQMLPLIDTSITNVALDSITQSLGTTPTQLELIVALYGVAFAVSLAVGSKLGDNHGRRRTLLWGVALFGIASLLCGISGSVTELLAARTLQGVGAALIVPQILATLHVTLKGTAHARAISLYGGIGGIAFIIGQMGGGWLVSADIAGLGWRNAFFINVPICLLVLVLSRFYIPETRSESHSRIDWQGTVTLALMLCCLLFPMALGPDLHWPWPMQLMLVATLPLGYLMRVGALSQQQRGLQPLLPPRLLKLGSIRFGLLIALLFFTCWSGFMFCMALTLQSGMGMAPWQSGNSFIAMGISYFVSAWFAPRLIVRHSLSTILLSGIAIQVVGLLGLIFTLYHFGTHASPLAIAPATLVTGYGQALIVNSFYRIGMRDIDLNDAGAASAILSTLQQSALGLGPAVLGALFLHLQRQSGDYSVAMIGFLAAEIVMMLALAVAAVTRRQLLSGVKVSLR
- a CDS encoding helix-turn-helix domain-containing protein, which gives rise to MSDPASVAVVASDMAHLRGDDVTFHRHLQGQLSVTLAGTLRLQTESGWWLATPGNGIWVPPGELHRALYTERSRLINLRFRQGLEQQLPQHCSLIVASNLLTELAKEALAVQRGSGEQLELIAQLMHFQLRKQVLKTDLFVPEGNDKRLKQITGLLREAPACNKTLEQLASLAFTSPRTLARLFENETGMSFTRWRERMRVISSVEKLIGGEPITRVAYDMGYQSASSFTTAFTRIIGMPPGRYLKETFTPDKS
- a CDS encoding NADPH-dependent FMN reductase — encoded protein: MKTLRFVGIAGSLRNDSASRALLNSISEMLPEQSHFTALDIGAMEHYCQDLEKGELPESVATARRLVAEADAVIVTVPEYNHGMPGVLKNALDWLSRPVRASCMMDKYVFFVSQSTGALGGVRAQYQLRETLASMLCNMVPLPEMAVSFANQKTENGRLTDPVTAEYIRRQLNVFIKVVEQNSTNR